From Aquificaceae bacterium, a single genomic window includes:
- a CDS encoding dihydroorotase, translated as MSRILIKKARLIDPSQKLDSIKDILIEKGRIRAIGDDLFELEAQVIEAKGLIACPAFVDLHVHLRDPGQEYKEDLESGMRCAVAGGFTTLVCMPNTKPPIDSPEVVEYVRRKSEDIGLCRVLPAGAITKGRRGQELVDFYALKRAGCVAFTDDGAPLMDSALMERALKLTAQLGSFVMNHCEDDRLAYGHINDGYVSSVLGLYSRPASAEDVLVARDCILAYHTGGHVHIQHLSSRLGVEIIRLFKEKGVRVTCEVNPYHLMFTEEELLRSSSYAKVNPPLRREEDRSALIEGLKDGTVDCIATDHAPHAVWEKGQLESAMPGIIGLQTALPMMLELVRQEIINLSKLVELMSCRPARILGLEDCGSLKEGSRANLVLFDPEIEWVLNDETNLSKSRNTPIWGKTLRGKVIYTIFEGRIVHQDV; from the coding sequence ATGTCCAGAATCCTGATAAAGAAGGCAAGGCTTATAGACCCCTCTCAGAAACTGGACAGCATTAAAGATATACTTATAGAAAAGGGAAGGATAAGGGCAATAGGGGATGACCTCTTTGAGCTTGAGGCTCAGGTTATAGAGGCAAAAGGGCTCATCGCATGCCCCGCTTTTGTGGACCTTCATGTGCATCTGAGAGACCCTGGTCAGGAATACAAGGAAGATTTAGAGAGCGGGATGAGATGTGCGGTAGCAGGTGGATTCACCACTCTGGTATGCATGCCCAACACGAAACCACCCATAGACTCACCTGAGGTCGTGGAATATGTAAGGAGAAAGTCTGAGGACATAGGGCTCTGTAGAGTTCTGCCTGCGGGTGCCATAACAAAGGGCAGAAGGGGACAGGAACTTGTGGACTTTTATGCCCTGAAAAGGGCTGGCTGTGTTGCCTTTACCGACGATGGTGCACCCCTCATGGACTCAGCCCTGATGGAAAGGGCTCTAAAGCTCACCGCACAGCTCGGGTCTTTTGTGATGAACCACTGTGAGGATGACAGGCTTGCATACGGACACATTAACGATGGATACGTTAGCTCCGTGCTGGGTCTATATTCAAGACCTGCGAGCGCAGAAGATGTGCTTGTGGCAAGGGACTGCATCCTTGCCTATCATACAGGGGGACATGTGCACATCCAGCATCTGAGTAGCAGGCTGGGTGTTGAAATAATAAGGCTATTTAAGGAAAAGGGAGTGAGGGTTACATGTGAAGTAAACCCCTATCATCTTATGTTTACGGAGGAGGAGCTCCTCAGGTCTTCTTCATACGCAAAGGTAAACCCACCTCTGAGAAGGGAAGAAGACAGAAGTGCTCTGATTGAAGGTCTGAAGGATGGCACAGTAGATTGTATAGCAACAGACCATGCACCCCATGCGGTATGGGAAAAAGGACAGTTAGAAAGTGCCATGCCTGGCATTATAGGGCTTCAGACCGCATTGCCTATGATGCTTGAGCTTGTAAGACAGGAAATCATCAACCTTTCAAAGCTGGTAGAGCTAATGTCCTGCAGACCTGCAAGAATACTTGGTCTTGAGGATTGCGGAAGTCTGAAGGAAGGCTCAAGGGCAAACCTGGTGCTTTTTGACCCAGAGATAGAATGGGTGCTAAACGATGAGACAAACCTCTCAAAGTCCAGAAACACGCCCATCTGGGGCAAAACACTCAGAGGGAAAGTGATATACACAATTTTTGAGGGCAGGATAGTTCATCAGGATGTTTAA
- a CDS encoding cation diffusion facilitator family transporter translates to MKKHHWALISLTVNLLQAFLKLVAGLFTGSLSLIGEAVHSLSDSFASVVAFVTIKLSDKKTSKFPYGLYRLENIGSIVIAFFLLLTAYEMIRRAIGKEVVVREEYLGFGLGVVVFSLFSSLALSVLERRAGKRLNSPTLIADSYHTLTDAFGSSLVLMSFLGVYMGYQLDRYFALGVALLISYTAFNILWREVSVLLDVSVDERTLDRIRHVLLSFPEVKEIKGLFVRSSGGRLFADLVLVLEGRDFIRMHQLVDHIEERLKEEIKELDMVFIHYEPTDGEDLRIGVLVDEGGSISQKFEKAKELLIFGGSPERIRELPEDEKVLSELIRSKGLLVVVCGHHPESSTAKGILSQGGVFVWETDEKNPYKALKEVVYNLCNVQNPDKEGKAYRPLSETGQH, encoded by the coding sequence ATGAAAAAGCATCACTGGGCTCTGATTTCTCTTACGGTTAATCTGCTGCAGGCATTTCTGAAGCTGGTAGCAGGGCTCTTCACAGGGAGTCTTTCCCTCATTGGAGAAGCTGTGCATTCTCTGTCTGACTCCTTCGCATCAGTGGTAGCCTTTGTTACCATAAAGCTCTCCGATAAAAAAACCAGTAAGTTCCCCTATGGTCTTTACAGACTTGAAAACATAGGCTCCATAGTGATAGCCTTCTTTCTGCTCCTGACAGCCTACGAGATGATAAGGAGGGCTATAGGGAAGGAGGTGGTTGTAAGGGAGGAGTATTTAGGATTTGGTCTTGGCGTGGTAGTCTTTTCTCTTTTCAGCTCACTGGCTCTATCGGTGCTGGAAAGAAGGGCAGGTAAAAGGCTCAACTCACCAACGCTTATAGCAGACTCCTATCATACCCTTACAGATGCCTTCGGTTCTTCTCTGGTGCTCATGAGCTTCCTTGGAGTTTACATGGGCTATCAACTGGACAGATACTTTGCCCTTGGTGTTGCCCTGCTTATCAGCTACACCGCCTTTAACATACTCTGGAGGGAGGTCTCTGTGCTTTTAGATGTTTCCGTGGATGAAAGGACCCTTGATAGAATAAGGCATGTTCTTCTCTCTTTTCCTGAGGTTAAGGAAATAAAGGGGCTCTTTGTGAGAAGTTCTGGTGGGAGGCTCTTTGCGGACCTTGTGCTTGTGCTGGAGGGTAGAGATTTTATAAGGATGCATCAGCTTGTTGACCACATAGAGGAAAGGCTCAAGGAGGAAATAAAGGAGTTAGATATGGTGTTTATTCACTACGAACCCACAGATGGTGAAGACCTGAGGATTGGTGTGCTTGTAGACGAGGGGGGCAGTATAAGTCAGAAGTTTGAAAAAGCTAAGGAGCTTCTCATTTTTGGTGGCTCTCCCGAAAGGATACGGGAACTGCCGGAGGATGAAAAAGTTCTCTCAGAGCTTATAAGGAGTAAAGGTCTGCTCGTGGTGGTATGCGGACATCATCCTGAGTCATCAACTGCAAAGGGCATACTTAGTCAGGGGGGCGTTTTTGTGTGGGAAACGGATGAGAAGAACCCATACAAAGCCCTGAAGGAGGTGGTTTATAATCTTTGTAATGTCCAGAATCCTGATAAAGAAGGCAAGGCTTATAGACCCCTCTCAGAAACTGGACAGCATTAA
- a CDS encoding alkaline phosphatase D family protein yields the protein MLTRRSFLESCFASVLLFHINNLSFAQDAEEVFPQGIASGDPTQTGAILWTRVNPAVHKKMNRDLILQISEEPDFKRAFTGRIPAGSINVGDDFTVRIDLDGKLQPGKTYYYRFIYADVPSMVGRFRTLPERAEEFSLAFVVCQNYADGYYTAYRHLAQEDVHFVVHLGDFIYEKIYGPARVPGRDLRMPSGEDICVNLEDYRYLYRTYLSDPDFRLARAMHPFIATWDDHEFLNDHYFDYHRGTWGYFTKHPFGGDREKILRLRQEALKAWLEYVPARVKTDFGNRDPLSWITIYRDFDLGGLGHLIVTDLRSYKDRPPCEGRFGVEGCREQFRTSMLGADQKRWFFSKLAEGSYRWKVWASSVQLSRSMTDGRFGSLDAWDGYAGERQQVLDFLKEKGMQNLIAITGDRHASLVAEIPDSYEKPERVLGAEFMTPAVSSINANEGGWWRRSWSYPSLEDFQRAEMAQNQWIKHINSINCWGYSVLTLGREKAECTIYSVNKYRRDADKKIDARFFYSGGLLERA from the coding sequence GTGCTCACGAGAAGAAGTTTTCTTGAAAGTTGTTTTGCAAGTGTCCTACTCTTTCACATAAACAACCTCAGCTTTGCACAGGATGCAGAGGAAGTATTTCCCCAGGGAATTGCCAGCGGAGACCCCACACAGACGGGAGCTATACTCTGGACACGGGTAAACCCCGCCGTCCACAAGAAGATGAATAGAGACCTTATACTGCAGATATCGGAAGAGCCAGACTTCAAAAGAGCCTTTACTGGCAGGATTCCTGCGGGCTCTATAAATGTCGGCGACGACTTTACGGTGCGTATAGACCTTGATGGTAAGCTCCAGCCCGGAAAGACCTATTACTACAGGTTTATTTACGCAGATGTGCCCTCCATGGTGGGCAGGTTCAGAACCCTTCCAGAAAGGGCTGAGGAGTTCTCCCTTGCTTTCGTGGTATGCCAGAATTATGCGGATGGATACTACACTGCCTACAGGCATCTGGCACAGGAAGACGTGCACTTTGTGGTTCACCTTGGGGACTTTATCTACGAAAAAATATACGGACCGGCAAGGGTGCCCGGAAGAGACCTTCGCATGCCCTCGGGTGAAGACATATGCGTAAACCTTGAGGACTACAGGTATCTATACAGGACCTACCTTTCCGACCCAGACTTCAGGCTCGCCCGTGCCATGCACCCCTTTATAGCCACCTGGGATGACCACGAGTTTCTCAACGACCACTACTTTGACTATCATAGGGGCACATGGGGGTATTTTACAAAGCACCCCTTCGGTGGTGACAGGGAAAAGATACTGCGCCTGAGGCAGGAAGCCCTCAAGGCATGGCTTGAATACGTGCCAGCGAGGGTAAAGACTGACTTTGGAAACAGAGACCCCCTCTCATGGATTACCATATACAGGGACTTTGACCTCGGAGGTCTGGGGCATCTTATTGTGACAGACCTGCGAAGCTACAAAGATAGGCCCCCATGCGAGGGAAGGTTTGGAGTAGAAGGTTGCAGAGAACAGTTCAGGACCTCCATGCTGGGTGCGGACCAGAAAAGGTGGTTCTTCTCAAAACTGGCAGAAGGCAGTTATCGCTGGAAGGTATGGGCAAGCAGTGTTCAGCTTTCAAGGTCCATGACAGATGGAAGGTTTGGCTCGCTGGATGCGTGGGACGGATACGCCGGCGAGCGTCAGCAAGTGCTGGACTTTCTGAAAGAGAAGGGCATGCAGAACCTCATCGCCATAACGGGCGACAGGCACGCAAGCCTTGTGGCAGAAATTCCAGACAGCTACGAAAAACCCGAAAGGGTCTTAGGTGCAGAGTTTATGACGCCGGCGGTTTCCTCCATCAACGCTAACGAAGGAGGCTGGTGGAGAAGGAGCTGGAGCTACCCCTCCCTTGAGGACTTCCAGAGGGCTGAAATGGCTCAAAACCAGTGGATAAAGCACATCAACTCCATAAACTGCTGGGGCTACAGCGTGCTGACGCTTGGCAGAGAAAAGGCAGAATGCACCATATACTCGGTAAACAAATACAGAAGGGACGCAGATAAGAAGATAGACGCAAGATTTTTCTATAGTGGGGGATTACTTGAAAGAGCCTGA
- a CDS encoding prephenate dehydrogenase/arogenate dehydrogenase family protein: protein MFKRVMIIGVGFMGGSFALACREATGCEVFGVDIKPEAIEKGKELRVLDNGSTELEAIKTYEPELVVLATPVRTFLPIAERLKDLITPDCIVSDLGSVKGSLVYRLEEILGNRFVGGHPIAGTEKAGVENALRDLFRGKRLILTPTERTDLEAKEKIRNLWTDIGSVVEEMDPQLHDFVFGAVSHLPHAVAFALMNTIERLSTEIDLFKYPGGGFKDFTRIAASDPIMWRDIFMENSQEVMKAIEAFTSSLQELRKLIEKGKEMELTQYLQRASIRRRSLEEA, encoded by the coding sequence ATGTTTAAAAGGGTTATGATAATCGGTGTTGGCTTTATGGGAGGCTCTTTTGCTCTTGCCTGCAGAGAGGCAACAGGCTGTGAGGTCTTTGGAGTGGACATAAAGCCGGAGGCGATAGAAAAGGGCAAAGAGCTGAGAGTGTTAGATAATGGCTCTACAGAGCTGGAAGCCATAAAAACCTATGAGCCAGAACTGGTGGTGCTGGCGACCCCTGTTAGGACATTCCTGCCCATAGCCGAAAGGCTGAAGGACCTCATAACCCCAGACTGTATAGTTTCTGACCTTGGCTCGGTGAAAGGTTCTCTGGTCTACAGGCTTGAGGAGATTCTGGGCAACAGGTTTGTGGGAGGGCATCCCATAGCGGGCACTGAAAAGGCAGGAGTGGAAAATGCACTCAGAGACCTCTTTAGAGGAAAAAGGCTTATACTCACGCCTACAGAAAGGACAGACCTTGAAGCCAAGGAAAAGATAAGGAATTTATGGACAGATATAGGCTCGGTGGTGGAGGAGATGGACCCACAGCTTCACGACTTTGTCTTTGGTGCAGTGTCGCACCTTCCCCATGCGGTGGCCTTTGCCCTCATGAACACCATAGAGAGGCTCAGCACGGAAATAGACCTTTTCAAATACCCCGGGGGCGGCTTCAAAGATTTTACCCGCATAGCGGCTTCAGACCCAATAATGTGGAGAGACATATTTATGGAAAATTCGCAGGAGGTTATGAAGGCTATAGAAGCTTTCACTTCCTCACTTCAAGAGCTGAGGAAACTCATTGAGAAGGGGAAGGAAATGGAGCTCACACAATACCTTCAGAGGGCAAGCATAAGAAGGAGGTCTTTAGAAGAAGCTTAA
- a CDS encoding HEAT repeat domain-containing protein, with protein sequence MKWFCPYCWHEVTEKDLKCPNCGADLESFHSMDFDDKLILGLKNPITQTRMFVIELIGRRRVEKAVEHLCQLARDSEDTYELVTIFNALHAIGAQGALECMKELADRKNNHILKKHIEQLLG encoded by the coding sequence GTGAAGTGGTTCTGTCCCTATTGCTGGCATGAGGTCACAGAGAAGGACCTTAAGTGCCCAAACTGTGGTGCAGACCTTGAGAGCTTTCACAGCATGGATTTTGACGACAAGCTAATTCTTGGGCTGAAAAACCCCATCACACAGACAAGGATGTTTGTAATAGAGCTCATAGGCAGGAGACGCGTAGAGAAGGCGGTTGAACATCTGTGCCAGCTTGCCAGAGACAGCGAAGATACCTATGAGCTTGTGACCATATTCAACGCCCTTCATGCCATAGGTGCACAGGGAGCTCTTGAATGTATGAAAGAGCTTGCAGACAGAAAGAACAATCACATCCTGAAAAAACACATAGAGCAACTTCTGGGTTAA
- a CDS encoding cupin domain-containing protein gives MDIKTAEERLRNMGYEGFYVWYDPPGTFYDWHTHPEDEVRYVLEGEITIGTEEGVYHLKAGDLLEVKAGTRHWAKTERGVRYLCGSRKAQALSSNPPL, from the coding sequence ATGGACATAAAAACCGCAGAGGAAAGGCTCAGAAACATGGGCTATGAAGGTTTTTATGTCTGGTATGACCCGCCGGGCACCTTCTACGACTGGCATACGCACCCTGAGGATGAAGTCCGTTATGTGCTGGAGGGAGAGATAACCATCGGCACGGAGGAGGGAGTCTACCATCTAAAGGCCGGAGACCTCCTTGAGGTAAAGGCCGGCACAAGGCACTGGGCAAAGACAGAGAGAGGTGTGAGATACTTGTGTGGGAGCAGGAAGGCTCAGGCTCTTTCAAGTAATCCCCCACTATAG